In Cyprinus carpio isolate SPL01 unplaced genomic scaffold, ASM1834038v1 S000000006, whole genome shotgun sequence, the DNA window TGATTACCATTTTGAATCACTCttctacagttaaaaaaaaaagtctggaaaacatttttttttttgtacattattaattaaattttttaaaacatctaaacaatttaccgttcaaaagtttgtggttgtaTGCTGTTTTTGAAgattagtctcttatgctcaccaaggctacatttatttaagcaaaaatactgtaaaacatccTACTGAAAATCTGAGTTGTGGACTGTTGTAGCCCAGAATCTTGACTAATTGTTTTTGCTGCTCTCTGAACATTTTGTCATACACAGTCTTTAATtcaatattaaaactaatatttcaGCCATTCACTCTCTTCTGTGAGGCCCAAAGGTTTCATGGGAACTCTTAGCATGCACGGGTAATTAGCTTATTGACACCCGGGAATATCAGAAGTCAATTTCCATTGATTGTCCTAAAGAGAGCCAATCAGTCACACAAGTCCCTTGTTACTCAACCTCATGAAGCTCATCATCAGGAGATGCAGATCAGGGCACTGGTGCAGAAAGCCAAAGCAGTCTTTTCTTTTAATCATGGAGTAGTGATGAGAAACACAAAGGGTATAATTAAAAAAGGATGAAAGGAAAATGACAGTGGGGTTTCATACAGGATATCTGCTATTCCACCTAATTAACAAGTCACTTCTCTTAAAAGCGAATAAACACTATTAACACATTAACAATAAGCTTGTGTCCAATTATAACCGTGTCTGACAACTGACCCTCAGCTCATGGTCACCATTAAACCTGCATTATGTTGTCATCGGGACTCTTATTGGAAGAACCTGATACTTTTCTTCCAACAAGAATAAATCAAGGACAGAAAGCAAGCAACCAACTGCATGGATGGACACATtcaaatacaatcaaataaatcaaataaaataatgaaataaaacctcACAGGAATGAATTCAAATATGAGAAAAGAGCGGAAAAGCACCAAGACAAAATGGCGGACATGGCACAACACACTGAGGATATGGTAATACGCGCCTGTCAGTCAATAGCGGAGAGTGGGGCTACCGTAATATGACATCATATTGTGGACAGGATCCAGACCGCTCGTTTTTTGAGCCTGGTTTGGTtttatgaagattaaaaaaaaaaaaaaaaaaaagattatatggATTTGTATCATTTTAAGATGGCTATGTACAAGCAATTCCAATCGAGCGTTCATTCTACATTGTGAGAATCATTGTGGGAACTACTCCCCTTCCCCAATTTCTTGAAACCTTATAGGATAATGCCAGTTCAATAAACAGGCCAATTGTCTCTACTTATGCAAAtcgcatgcaaatactgacaagcTCGCGGTCAGTATAAATGCAGAGAGAGTGACAATTGCCTCAGAATTTTCGCCTTCACGCTGTCATCGTTGAAGATGCACCAGAAGATACTACAACTTCTTCACCACATCCAATGGCACCTTCTATCGAATTTGCGCGGTCCCCCATCGACCCGCTGGACCCACGCGAGGACTGCATCACCTGCCTTGGCCTGGCCTACGCTGAGGCCTACATTCTCTGACTCTCTGACTTGCTGGCACTTGTTTAAGGACTCTGAGAAGCACCGCTCATGGCCTTTTATGGGGATGGGGCCCACTGCCGCCAGCAACCTGCTGGTCATACCTCCCCAGTAGTTGCATGCGACTTGCAAAAGAAGCAGCAACTGGCCAGTTTATTGAACTATCATTATCCAATAAGGTTTCAGGAAATTGGAGAAGAGGATGAGTTCGATGAGCGATTCTCACAATGTCTTATTCCCACTCTCAGGAAACCAAGGTTACGAAAGTAACCAGAAATGATTTTCACTCTTACAGACTGTCAGTCAAAGCTCACAAGCTGTGAATCATCAATCGTACAATCTTTTGCTTAACAATATTCCAATCACTCACCTCTGATGACTGGATGTAGGCATATTGAGACAATCTCTGGATCTGATGCTGAAGTATAAGCCAGTCATTCACCCCTATGATAACTGGTTGTGCATACACAATTACTTTTTTGGTTGATATCCTTTGGTGTAAATGTATAGtttccttttaattattttattattattattattttaaatgaatataataattaaagatgcacagattgcaattttcttggccaaTTTCCGATTTTTTTGTAGGTGTGTcctgccgataccgatttttttttctctcgaagaagaactataattgacagcaaatacaaacaaaaatctatgcaaattttaaaatgattttgcatGCATCTATAAATTTTGTATGCATCTATAATTTTCTTTGAGttactttgtgtgtgctgttgcgctcatttgttttgatttctgtgCGAGTCTCACCTGGCACGACATAAATACATTATCAGTCGCCGTTTACACTGAATGCAATTAAAATCATAATCATTCTCTAGCGAAACTACATGTTTACATGTGGATATGAGCATAAATGTGATATCAAAATTGACCGGCTGGGAATTGGCAGACTGACTGGCCGGTCACTGGTCCAGCTGATCATGAGGAAAATTGGGTATAGGTCGATCGGTGCATcgctaataataatttatacatctAACTAAGACTGGGCGATAATTCGATAATGATAATTATCGCAATATAATTTTCCTCGATAAAACAATATGAAGAGTTCAATAAATgttcgatataatgtttatgcgCCAAAAGTGcatgtccatagtgtcattgtgtcccctgccaatgacgtcataacccctcaatttccggttttgttttgtagaaaacatatggaaataccaaagacgctttaatatgttgtgcgttttaatagaccggtgacaCACAGTGTAGCATTATAatagaactttcaaatgtatctagtaagATAAAAACAGCGCTCCTTTTTTTCCCACATACGTACGACCGGAAGGAGTGGAAgcagtcgactgtggcataataaaagctcagCTGCTTTCGAGCTGTGTGTCATGCTCATTCAGCGGCCTTGTTCTGCTTtgacggctttcagcctcaccctgctttattctactacgttaataaatcattagctcatccatgaacatgatttctggcCGAGTCCCATCGGATTGCAtcagctgtggggatgaagaccacaactcccatgattccacactcagtcacggcaTCATCAAACTACACTAcctggtctttgtttattttgaatatgcatCCTCTAGCGATGAAAAATttcatattgtgcctttaaatgtatgctactatgggagaccaatgcttaataataatttaaaaatcctgTGGTCACAATAAATTTAACCATAGGTtgctacaatttttacagatgttactgattttgatatTGAACAAAAATTTGCCTCTGCATCCTAACACAAGCTTTTATCAAAGGGGCATTTCCAAAAGACAAAGagtgatgttattattattaatattatcaggcaaACCAAACCTATTTCttaatttgaaacaatatcactcattaggGCATGCAGAAactatgaaatattgtttttttctatttagatatttattttgttaaggaaaaataataataaagaaacttttactttggagcaaaaatctgtatctctctatatatatagagtgatcttttttttttttttttggccatatcgccaaACCCTACATCTAAcacatcccttttcttaaaaaaaaaaaaaaaacaaaaaaaaaaaatggtttaaaggttcagaggtttaatgttttgtaacttatcttgtttttgtgaaaacctgtttCTCAACTGTAACTCAGTTGCTATTTTGTGGTCTACAACATCAAAGAAAGCCATCATAACATGTACATGAAAAATGTAGAAGCACTGGACACAAGATTGTGCAGCAGCAggcatcacaacaacaacaaaaaaagaaacctcaaggttgatctagTTAAATGTCTACAAAtatatagggccccattcctatattctGCCTGGGCCCCCAGTTCACTTATGTCAATGGACTTATCAGTGCCATtagaatgaaaagtccttgtgtcattgttcacaaaacAAGACAGTCAAAATGCTTAATCATGTagtcaatataacagtgcactctgttagtattacctgatgtaaactatggcaacagttTGGATGACAGTTGCTGTATTGAAGTGCAGAAGGCTGCACTTCTTAtttatgccatatatccatttcaaaagtacaaatttaaataaatttagtttgacaaaaaaataaataaataaataaagacacacacacatacagtacattacaatGTCACTGtgatatagaaaagaaaaagaaatatgggcacaaaggtaaaaataaaaaatcagaaagtCCATTGTCAGAGTtcgtaactcttgtgttgtcctccgTCTATATATACTTTCCAATTGAAGGTTCATGGGATgcacctttgagctatttcagagaattAGTTTGTCATTGGTTGATCTATTCTCTTCGATAAGTCAAGTTTCACTTGCACAATTAATGGCAAATTTATAAAAATCTAatagaaatgtgtagaaaatatGCTTAAAAGTTTGACAACTAGATctaccattttgcatttaatgatttATACGATGAACTAATGACTAGATGTTGTGAGGGGTAAGACTGCACAGAGAACTATATAATACactttgagcaacatgacaatAGCAACTGATAATATAGGCAAATGTGCCTAGTAAGTTGCATGACTGTACCAAAGCAAtcacaacttgttcaaaagaatgagaaactgcttttatgatgtgcaCAAGGGACTAGATGACATGAAGGTTGAAAAAAGTAGTTTTGAGAAGTTCATTTCTGattcgagaaatgcaccaaagtgactgagaaaaaaactatttttgcacATAACTGGAGTGCTGACACCTGGTGGGATAAATATACTCTACCCAATAGtatgagaagagaagagaagagaagagaagagaagagaagagaagagaagagaagagaagagaagagaagagaagagaagagaagagaagagaagagaggagaggagagaggataAGAGAAGAGAGGGGAGGATGAGAGAATGGTTTTGAGaagagtttatttatatatttataatatattcatatagtcaaaaagaaagaaataaaacatgctGACCATCTTAATTTACCTTGTGAAAAGCAAGCTTCTGTTTTATGCACAGAACATAGATCATtccatgctttaaaaaaaaaaaaatcattgaagaTTGCTTCATATAGATAAACAACTTATTACATGTCCAGGAGTGTTTCATAATTTTAGGTTCAAAATTcttcagtaatatttatttttcacttcacaagataatTTGATaagttaattgatggactggatttgtttgaattacttgtggattattgtgatgtttttatcagatgtttggactctcatgacaacacctattcactgcagaggatccactggtgagttAGCGATGTAAGGccatacatttttccaaatctgttcagatgaataaactaactcatctacatcctgaATGGCCAGAGAGTGAGTTaatgtttagtaaaattttaatttgggggTGAACTGTTCCATCAATAAAATTTGAATGCGTGCTTATTTTGTTATACATGTATAGCCTAAATAATCTGTTTGAAATATTCACTAAAGGACATGTCAACTCCCCACACATAAACGATCAAAAAGAATGCGTGACTCATTCAGAGATCCGCGAGAGGAGGCAGAAAAAGGAGAGCTCGCGGTAGAATGTGACGTCACCAGTCGCACTTCTTTCCTGCTTGTTGGGAAAGCGCGAGTTGCGCTGCCTGGCGCAAGAGGAGACAGCGCACGGAGAAAAAATATCTTACACGGTAAGACCTCGCACCTTTCACCGCTAGCTGTTGcttctttacttttaaaagtaatagttGTAGTTTGTAAATGAACAGGCTACCGTTTTAGGcgtgcagtattttttattttattttatttatctaggCTATGTAAATTAAACTGCTATATTCTAAGTTGTGTAAACAATGCGCATATGTTCCAAGTTTCTCAGCGTGCATTTGTTTGAATAGTCTGTTTTCTGCAGGATTGCCAATGTTGTATCACCCTCAGATCTcgtgatgtgtaaagacacagatGCAAGACATCGAGCACCTAAGACTCGTGGAGAGATCTGCGAAAGCGAGAGCGCAGCTTTATAAAGTAAAGCACTTATCCCCGGAGGCTCAGCTGTCACACTATGGAGAATATCACAAGCCACTTCATCCCAAACCCGACATGCAACTACAGCATGGACTTATATTATCACAGCTCTCCAAACCGGAGCGATCTGAACTGCACGCCGCCGGCTGACTACTTCTTTTACGCAGATCTGTACGTGGTTCTCCCGGTCATTTACTCCGTGATATGTGCCGTAGGTCTGACAGGCAACACGGCGGTCATATATGTGATCCTTAAAGCACCCAAAATGAAGACGGTGACCAATATGTTCATTCTGAACTTGGCGATCGCCGACGACCTATTCACTTTAGTGCTGCCCATCAACATAGCGGAGCATCTGTTACACTACTGGCCGTTCGGTGAGGTGCTGTGCAAAATCATTTTAAGCATCGACCACTACAACATCTTCTCGAGCATCTACTTTCTGACGGTTATGAGTGTGGACCGGTACCTGGTGGTGCTGTCGACCGTGCGCTCCAAGCGCATGCCGTACCGCACATACCGGGCAGCCAAGATAGTGAGCCTGTGCGTGTGGCTGCTGGTGATCCTCATTGTCATGCCGTTCACCGTCTTCGCGGGAGTCTACATCAGTCCCGACGATACCGAGAGAAAAAGCTGTGTCCTAAGTTTCCCCAGTCCTGAAAGTTTATGGTTCAAAGCGAGCCGGATTTACACCCTTATACTGGGCTTTGCCATTCCGGTGTCTACGATTTGCATTCTTTACACCATGATGCTGTACAGATTAAGAAACATGCGCTTGAATACCAACGCCAAAGCGCTGGACAAAGCCAAGAAGAAAGTGACTATCATGGTGTTTATCGTACTGGCCGTGTGCCTGTTCTGCTGGACGCCCTTTCACCTCAGCACCATCGTAGCGCTGACCACAGACCTGCGGACCACACCGCTTCTCATCGGCATCTCGTACTTCATTACCAGCCTGAGCTACGCCAACTCCTGCCTGAACCCGTTCCTCTACGCCTTCCTGGATGACAGCTTCAGAAAAGCCTTCAAGAAGATGTTAGAATGTAGACCTGCTtgaatgtaaagcactttgaagaAACGAATGACACAGAGAAGTGAATTCCAGTTGGATTCTAGGATTTGAATTGAGGCAGCAAACAGGATGCAATTAAGGCGTTTAGCTAtaggaattttaatttaattagaaatgaaatcatttatatataggATATATGACTGCAATGAGCCTAGTTTTTAATTGGAAaacgaaagtgttttttttattattattgcttgacAAAGCCTTGTAAGACCTAGTAAATATttgaacatatatttaaatatattgtattacaatatgaaaagtattttagcacatatttaaattatatttaaattattcagttATAAATGAAAACTATTGCCATTCAATATTGTGTAGTTTGTCacattcaaattcacactcataaACTGAAAGCTTCCCAATTATAAGATTATGAATTTTGCCCAACCCTGATTAAAATTACAGTTATGATCATAACTTATTATTGGCAGTGTCTCAACATGTATGAGATGCCCAAgttgacattttattattaaactcaTTGTCATTCCATTTCAAATTCCAATTCAATATCCTATAGTTTGTTGCCAAACTCACACTCGATTTTCTATTTTATGCCTAACCCGGATTAAAATACAGTTATGATCACTGTGTCCACTACTTCAGACTCCCATATCCCATGTGTATTACAATAATAAAGGAAAATGTTTTCCTGAGACCAAATTCTAATGTGAGAGTTTGTCTCCCTCTTGTGCTCTCTGTGATGAAATAATGAagctgaaatattttgaaatgtgcttCAACACATACATGTCTGACAGCAGT includes these proteins:
- the LOC109093127 gene encoding neuropeptides B/W receptor type 2-like codes for the protein MENITSHFIPNPTCNYSMDLYYHSSPNRSDLNCTPPADYFFYADLYVVLPVIYSVICAVGLTGNTAVIYVILKAPKMKTVTNMFILNLAIADDLFTLVLPINIAEHLLHYWPFGEVLCKIILSIDHYNIFSSIYFLTVMSVDRYLVVLSTVRSKRMPYRTYRAAKIVSLCVWLLVILIVMPFTVFAGVYISPDDTERKSCVLSFPSPESLWFKASRIYTLILGFAIPVSTICILYTMMLYRLRNMRLNTNAKALDKAKKKVTIMVFIVLAVCLFCWTPFHLSTIVALTTDLRTTPLLIGISYFITSLSYANSCLNPFLYAFLDDSFRKAFKKMLECRPA